One segment of Acropora muricata isolate sample 2 chromosome 8, ASM3666990v1, whole genome shotgun sequence DNA contains the following:
- the LOC136925868 gene encoding uncharacterized protein produces MSAGINVEETACYFFSETFDFHHDFHGECEDCGRIVPEWLLLQCQYGFCGKFSCTKCGFRCRKCGDNDPRSVSLCSSHALLIYPVCDGCKKQFCDVCSQVSVAQCKSCLKHYCTKCQTQANENISKSGTCDQCDIKVLRTLQEICRSNIRRAIRGAIGTTVTANHEPQSRDIDRNVEHLPLPTPVKDFVCYK; encoded by the exons ATGTCCGCCGGAATAAATGTGGAGGAAACCGCTTGCTATTTTTTTAGCGAGACATTTGACTTTCATCACGATTTTCACGGAGAATGTGAAGATTGTGGTCGGATAGTTCCAGAATGGTTGCTTCTCCAGTGTCAATACGGGTTTTGTGGCAAGTTTAGCTGTACGAAGTGTGGATTTCGTTGTCGAAAGTGCGGGGATAATGATCCGCGCTCAGTCTCACTTTGTTCTTCACACGCTTTGTTAATCTACCCTGTTTGTGATGGCTGCAAAAAACAATTCTGTGACGTCTGCTCCCAAGTTTCCGTGGCTCAG TGCAAGTCCTGCTTGAAGCATTATTGCACCAAATGCCAGACCCAAGCAAATGAAAATATCAGCAAGAGTGGTACATGTGACCAGTGCGACATCAAAGTGCTTCGCACACTGCAGGAGATATGCCGCAGCAACATAAGGCGTGCTATCAGAGGTGCTATTGGAACAACAGTGACAGCTAATCATGAACCACAGTCAAGGGATATTGACAGAAATGTTGAGCATCTGCCTCTCCCCACCCCTGTGAAGGATTTCGTATGTTACAAATAA
- the LOC136925869 gene encoding UPF0488 protein C8orf33 homolog, which translates to MADGERSENQKELNEKQRKNKKKREAAKLKNQEKKVPETRLENDEEKEQESIEDKFHRELNWCIEQLEMGLAFKKPDKKQAQIVQRHVRSLKSSKTPLPRKRQIMFSLFGDYRKKMQEDQKKQIEDEVKPKLSVVKNEDQKSIFVKVCQAKIPDLNAQRGKDTEVGTNYWQFQKSDNSFLFDFDNAEST; encoded by the exons ATGGCGGATGGAGAGAGATCCGAGAATCAGAAAGAACTTAATGAAAAACAGCggaaaaataagaagaaaagaGAAGCTGCAAAGCTCAAAAATCAGGAGAAAAAG GTCCCTGAAACAAgacttgaaaatgatgaagaaaagGAACAAGAATCTATTGAG GACAAATTTCATCGTGAGCTTAACTGGTGCATCGAACAACTTGAAATGGGACTTGCTTTCAAAAAGCCGGACAAGAAACAGG CTCAGATAGTTCAGCGCCATGTAAGATCTCTCAAGTCATCCAAGACACCATTG CCAAGGAAAAGGCAGATCATGTTTTCACTGTTTGGAGATTACAGGAAGAAGATGCAAGAAgatcaaaagaaacaaatagaaG ATGAAGTTAAGCCCAAGCTGTCAGTTGTCAAGAATGAAGATCAGAAAAGCATTTTCGTCAAAGTCTGCCAAGCAAAAATTCCAGATTTAAATGCACAG aGAGGAAAAGATACAGAAGTGGGAACTAATTATTGGCAGTTTCAGAAGTCTGATAACAGCTtcctatttgattttgacaatGCAGAGTCaacataa
- the LOC136925867 gene encoding cell division cycle-associated protein 3-like, producing MGASDSKQWSELPPETPQAVNKRLTRVQIPDPRSPFPEAHRTPIHLESYEESPQNLELNIADPRSPGFRLQRTPITVTVARKSVKPTANDGGKEANSVKDEAQTVKVESKETISEERTSPNVAQINKLLSEIAMSPVSPGASLSKKDTARLLKKTTSPSDFKRKRRLSGRRNSLPQKLFSDNVALVPRSPLAPRNSVDMTEAVKKGNKLSFRVQKTKKPSSQEGFYNGKENAQFIM from the coding sequence ATGGGTGCTTCTGATAGCAAACAATGGTCCGAGCTTCCTCCAGAAACACCTCAAGCCGTAAATAAACGGCTAACAAGAGTGCAAATTCCTGATCCTCGTTCGCCATTTCCCGAAGCACATAGAACTCCAATTCATCTGGAATCTTACGAAGAGTCTCCACAGAATCTTGAACTAAACATCGCAGATCCGAGATCACCTGGGTTTCGCTTGCAACGCACCCCTATTACTGTTACAGTAGCCAGGAAAAGTGTAAAGCCGACGGCAAATGATGGCGGTAAGGAAGCGAACAGTGTAAAGGATGAAGCTCAAACTGTCAaagtggaaagcaaagaaacCATATCAGAGGAACGTACATCGCCAAATGTGGCACAGATTAACAAACTCCTGAGCGAAATCGCCATGTCTCCTGTGTCCCCTGGAGCTTCGCTCTCTAAAAAAGACACGGCTCGGCTACTTAAGAAGACGACAAGTCCAAGCGATTTCAAACGAAAGCGAAGGCTCTCTGGCCGACGCAATTCCCTTCCTCAAAAGCTGTTTTCAGACAACGTGGCTCTTGTCCCAAGGTCTCCATTGGCTCCAAGGAATTCAGTTGATATGACTGAAGCAGTAAAGAAAGGTAACAAGCTCTCATTCCGAgtgcagaaaacaaagaaaccaagcTCACAAGAAGGATTCTATAACGGAAAAGAAAATGCTCAGTTCATTATGTGA